The genomic DNA CGCGCGGCCGCCGAGGCCATCGCCGAGCTGGCGCGCGTGGAGGCCAACGAGGTGGTGGCCCAGGCCTATGGCGGCGCCGCCCATGTCTTCGGGCCCAGGTACATCATCCCCAAGCCCTTCGATCCCCGGCTCATCCTGAAGATCGCCCCGGCGGTGGCCAAGGCGGCCATGGACTCGGGCGTGGCGCGCCGGCCCATCGCGGACTTCGTCGCCTATCAGCGCGAGCTGGAGCTGTTCGTCTACCGCTCGGGCCAGCTCATGCGCCCGGTGTTCGAGGTGGCCCGCCGCACGCCCCAGCGCGTGGTCTACGCCGAGGGCGAGGATGACCGCGTGCTGCGCGCCGTGCAGAGCGTGGTGGACGAGAAGATCGCCCAGCCGGTGCTCATCGGCCGGCGCGCGTTCATCACCGAGCGCGTCAAGGAGCTGGGTCTGCGGCTGGAGGTGGGCGGCAACGTGCGCGTGGTGGATCCCAACGAGGACACCGAGCTGATGAACCAGCTCATCAAGCGCTACCAGTTGCTGGTGGATCGCCGGGGCGTGCCGCTCGAGGCCGCCGAGCGCCGGGTGGTGCGCCGGCCCACCATCACCGCGGCGATGATGCTCGAGGCGGGCGAGGTGGACGCGGCCCTGGTGGGCAGCCGGGATGACTGGAGCCGCCACATGACGCACGTGATGCCCATCATCGCCAAGCGTCCGGACGTGAGCCGCATCTACGCGCTCTCCAGCCTCATCCTGCAGAACGGCGCCCTGTTCTTCTGCGACACCCACGTCAACATCGACCCCACCGCCGAGCAGGTCGCCGAGATGACGCTCCTGGCCGCGGACGCCGTGCGCCGCTTCGGCCTCACGCCCAAGGCCGCGCTCCTGTCGCACTCGAGCTTCGGCGCGAGCCGCTCTCCGTCCGCGCGCAAGATGCGTCAGGCCCTCAAGCTCATCCGCCAGCAGGCCCCGGATCTGGAAGTGGACGGCGAGATGCACGCCGACACGGCGCTCAGCGAGACGCTGCGCCACCGGCTCGTGTCCCACAGCCCGCTCACGGGCTCGGCCAACCTGCTCGTCATGCCCACGCTGGACGCGGCCAACATCGCCATGACGCTCCTGTCCGCCGCCACGGAGGCCCTGCTCGTGGGCCCGCTCCTGCTCGGCATCTCCAAGCCCCTGCAGGTGCTCGTGCCCCGCGTCACCGCGCGGGGCATCGTCAACATGACGGCCCTGGCCGTGGCCCACGCCAACGTCAACGCCCAGGCACAGGCTCCCGCGCCGTGACGTCGCCTCCCACCCGGGCGGGCAACCCCCGGGTGGGCATTTCCGTTTCACGGCGGCTCCTCGAAGCGCTAAGCCTTGGGGCATGACCTCCGCCTCCGAGTTCGTCTTCGCCCCGTCTCCTCGTCCGAGCCTGCCCATCGAGGGCACCTCGGTCCGCTTCCCCGTCCGCCGCATCTACTGCGTGGGGCAGAACTACGGCGCCCA from Melittangium boletus DSM 14713 includes the following:
- a CDS encoding NADP-dependent malic enzyme — translated: MAMDEDFRKAALDYHRLPRPGKLAIEPTKRMATQRDLALAYSPGVAAACEAIVADPEAARDLTARGNLVAVITNGTAVLGLGNIGPLAGKPVMEGKAVLFKKFAGIDVFDIEVATTEIERFVDVVSALEPTFGGINLEDIKAPECFVIERALRQKMNIPVFHDDQHGTAIVCAAAIRNGLVLQGKKLEEIKLVTSGAGAAALACVDLLVEMGLPVANVTLTDIKGVVHADRGDEMAPNMARFAHKTDARTLPEVLGGADVFLGLSAPRVLKAEWLSLLAPKPIILALANPEPEIRPDVAMAARPDAIVATGRSDFPNQVNNVLCFPFVFRGALDVGATEINEPMKRAAAEAIAELARVEANEVVAQAYGGAAHVFGPRYIIPKPFDPRLILKIAPAVAKAAMDSGVARRPIADFVAYQRELELFVYRSGQLMRPVFEVARRTPQRVVYAEGEDDRVLRAVQSVVDEKIAQPVLIGRRAFITERVKELGLRLEVGGNVRVVDPNEDTELMNQLIKRYQLLVDRRGVPLEAAERRVVRRPTITAAMMLEAGEVDAALVGSRDDWSRHMTHVMPIIAKRPDVSRIYALSSLILQNGALFFCDTHVNIDPTAEQVAEMTLLAADAVRRFGLTPKAALLSHSSFGASRSPSARKMRQALKLIRQQAPDLEVDGEMHADTALSETLRHRLVSHSPLTGSANLLVMPTLDAANIAMTLLSAATEALLVGPLLLGISKPLQVLVPRVTARGIVNMTALAVAHANVNAQAQAPAP